ATCTATCCATATatctaataattaataaagagaaataataacATAACGTAATAATAGAAGTAAAGCTCCTGTATCATGCACTGGGCAGACAGGTTGGAGATTATTTCTCACAATTTAATGATAGTCTCTCCATCTAAAACaacatatgtatattatatattgaagtttatttcaTGTAGATTGTAATATGCATATTGGTCTCCTTTAGGATTTAGTTTGATCGGTATCACTTTCCTTTAGAGGTGTTAATCTCCAAAATTATTTGGAGATTAAGCCCATATGCATATTAGTAACCTTTTCTGTAGTAACCTTGCAAGAGATTCTGGAATGACTTGTAAGcgagataaattttaatttacttttgtGGAAGGTATTGCAATATTGAAGTAATATCTAAGGTTGTTTTTCTTTGTCAAGTTAGAGTATAATGTTTTGAGTATCTACTTCAAAAAAAGTGGTCAACTGGTTCCTGTTATTGGCATGCATGACATGAAAACTAAGGCTAATGGTAAAAGAGCACTCTTTTCTTACTTAAAACCCCCaccaaatttattcattcaccTAAGGTGAACAAATTTCCAATGTCCTACGAAGTATTTGTTTAAGTTTTAATGCGGATCAGATTCTAGACATGTTTATCTGAGTTGGAATAAACTGTGGCTGCtaagaattaataaatacaataatttcaaGTTCTATGTTGCATAGAATCGAGATAAGATGATGGCTAGAAATTGGTTGACAACATAATAGTTTCTTTCTGTTGAGCCCCTCTTCCCCCATTTTCTTACTCTAAACTCTAGCATAGAAGCCACCTGGTTACTTAATTACTAAATCAGTCATCAGTAATGTCAGCTTATTTCCTTTGCCCTACGAAGTATTTATTTAAGATTCGCTGCAGATCAGATCTAGGTGCATGTACCTGAGTTGGCATAAACCGTAATGCTAAGAATTGATGAATACAATAATTTCAAGTTGTACAGTGCATAGAATTGAGAGAGGATGATGGCTAGAATTTGGTTGAAATGAGTGGTTGAAGTAACACGGATACATTACGGTGACATccgttatatttttattttcttaatgcTTTAATATACCACTAGGCATGAGACAAGAAAATTGCCCTTTTTGGAGTTAATTGAAGTAAACTTGATGAGTGTTGAACCAATCCAATTCTAGTGTGCTATTGATGATCTTACAATTAGTACCTGTACAATTGTTGGGAACTGTAAACTTTCAGTAGTTTGTTGGTTATTTAGCCATCCTTTTCTATCAGTTCTGGATAAAGATTGATTGAGAAGATTTTGTAGCCTCAGCTCCTCTGCtgggaaaaaggaaaaggttGGTGTGTAGTACCTGTATATATTGTTGCGAACTGCAAATTTTCAGTAAACTGATTGTTGTTTGGACATCCATTTTTTAAGTAGTTCAGAAAATGGTTGTATTGCGTGTTTAAGGCAAAATGTTATCCTTATAAAGGAACTGAAAAGTAATTACTTCTTTGTTGTCATCTAAAGAACTATTTTCCTGATTCATTTGGGTATGATTATGATTTTGCAGTCAGAGGACCCACCACTATCAGTTTTGCACATTCAATATCCTGAGTGGCCTGACCATGGAGTTCCCACTGACACTCTTGCTGTCCGTGAAATCTTGAAAAGAGTATTACAAGTACCAGTAAATATTGGCCCAATACTGGTGCATTGCAGGTTCAACTcagctttatttttttaaaatatggttCAAGGGTTCGGAGTCTGTCATTTTTTGCCTGGGACAATTTCTTTCTGGCTGTGTCATTTTTTTTCCTGAGACAATGTCTCTCTGGCTCAGTGCAGGTATTGGGAGGACTGGAACATACTGTGCTATTCATAACACCGTCCAGAGAATCCTCATTGGGGACATGTCTGCATTAGACCTTGCTAATACCATATCTATGTTCAGGTCCCAGCGCATCGGAATGGTTCAAACCATGGTATTACTTCCTTCCGTGTCTTGAATTTCAGTTTTAAGTTGAGGCATCTGTATGATAAGCATTAATGCTGAGTATGGCTGAAATTTTATTAGGAACTTGCTGCAATAAGACCAAAAGAGAGTAATAAGCAACTGATTACACACATAGCAATAGAATTATTGGTTTGGAACATTTTAAGCAATTATTTGAagatatcttttcttttaaagtttaattgcaTCAAAAGTATTCTTCTGAGAGTTATAGTAAGTTCTGCAACGTTTACTGTTATATTACTTTCCTACAGTATTTCATGAATACATCTTTGGCAAGTAAAGATGCTAGCCACTGAGAATGTGGAGCTTAACTCAAATGGTTCACCACCTTTCTTAAGAAGCTGGATGCCAGCTCAGGCTGGGTTCAAACCTCAGCTACATTTTAcctggaaagaaaaaaaaaaaaaactaaacataagAAAATAGCTACATTATTGTTCGATTACTGGATGTATTATTGTTCATCATTTTTAGCTCACAAGGTGAAGAACCGGGGCTAGGATAGCTCTTTGATCCAATCTTGAATAGATTTTAGTATTATAGAAagataaattctaaaacttcTTGTTTAGTCCTCATTTTCATAAGCGACACTAGAAGaaagatttttacattttattttgatgggaGCTTTCAAAATAGCTcgattacattttatttttttcccttcataTCCTTGTCTTCCCACTTAGTGAAGTTTTAACTGACTTTATCTACTTTACCTTTTTACAGGACCAATATTTTTTCTGCTACAAAGCTATTGTTGATGAATTGAAAGAGCTCATCTCAGACTTCAGCAGTGAACACAGTTCTAAATGGTACGTTTCTGTCCGTTGAATTTCCCTGAGGTTTTGCAACTTTTATCACATTTTTTACTGTTGTAGAAGGTTGAAGTATCAGTTGTTAGCTTTGATAATTGGCCTCCTTTGTTGAAAGTCTATctgcttattttatttttaaatggcAGCTAGGATTCCCAACCGAAGCTGATACGGGGTAAAGCTACTAGAATCAGAGCTATTTgcttatttttcaaaagctGGAGAACTGCATATTTAATGATGTGTCCTTCATATCTGTGCCTCTAGAAGTATCTTTGGGTTGACATGACATACTGGAAATAAAGAGCGCTGCTAATCAGTTGACCTTATTTTCAATGTTGCTGAAGTTAGTTTCAAAATCTAGGAATatgaacaaaaaattaaactgtTTTACCGAGGCACGACATCATTCCTCACCCAGGTTGCACTTGGTTCTGAACTACACGAAAGAATAAGGAGTATTTCAAAACCGGTCTTTCAATTGTAGACTATTTGTTGattaagcttacttgtattTCTCTAATTTTGAACTCAATAGTTGTTTGAAAAACCattatcttttgttttgcaCAAGCAGAGAAATCTGTTATTGTGACTTGCGGTCTACTAGTATTGTAGCAGGGGTCAACATTGTTAAGAGATTTCGATACAATGGGAATATGTTGTGTTGGTTTGTCTTTTATTTGATTGCTCGGCTGAAATTGTTAGTCCCAAATAGCTACGAATTAGGTAAATAAGGGAATCCATTGGGTTAGGATCCCCGATAGAGACAGCTTATTTGTTGGTCTTTGCTTGATTTCAACAGATGGAATCAGTTTTCATTATGCCACCATAAAATACGATTGCAAAGAGATCAATCTTTAGACCTCTATCATCAAGATTTGGCTGAGCAAGCATTATGGGGAAAAGGAAAACAAGCAGCAAATTCAAGAGCCTAAGACCGGCCAAGAAAACTTGTCTAATCATTTATCAAACAGAACACTCATAACGCTTCGAAATACTGGCCCTCTCTTATTACTAAGAACCGCTCTCACATCCTTCTCATCAGCCACAAATCCCTTCTCCTTCATCTGCCCCAAAAACTCCTTGGCCTCCTCCATCTTCTCCACCCTCGCAAACGCCTCAAAAACCGCCGTGTAAGTAGGTGCATTAGGCCTCATCCCTTTCCCTATCATCTCCATCAAATACTTTTTTGCATCCACAAGATGCTTAGCATCAGCAGCGGCAAGAGCTTTGATGAGAACAGTATAAGTGTAAGCATTGGGTGCAACCCCAGATGCCAACATCCGCATATAACTTTTGAGAGCTTCTTTACTCTGACCCGCGTTGGCATAAGCTTCAATAACTGCTGTATGAGCAACAACGTCCGGCATCTGGCCCTTATCTTTAAACTCTGAAAAAAGTTCCAATGCTTCATGGGTCAGTCCGTCTTTTGACAATGCATCGAACATCTTAACAGCATTGTTGATGAGGCCGTCTCCTCTCATATTGTGGAACACTTGTTGCAGGTTTTTGGGGTCTTGCACTTCTTCGATAACCGGTTTCTTGTTAAAGGGGTCGTAAGGAGGAGGGAATTTGGATTTGTCAAATTCTTGTTTGGAATcgtttttttgttcttgttcaTCTTCAGAGTCTGAGTCAGGGGGAGAAAAGTTGACCTTGGTGTTAATTTTGGTATGGTTTGGGGTGCGGGGAGAGGAAGAGAAGGGGGATGAGAGTACTGTAAATCTACTATGGGTTGCAGTGGGCAGATAAAATGAAGAGGAAATATGGGGGTTTGAGTTGTTGAGAAACGTTCGAAGTGAGAAGAAATAGGCTTTTCTAATGAAGAAAGACAGGGATGATGAATGTTTAGATGAAAAAAGGCAACGACATATTCTTACCTTAGCCATGGCCATGGATGACATTTTTTGCGGTATTAATCTCAGTTAGAAGAAAGTTCCAGAGCTGGAAGAAGGCGAACAGAGTAGTTCAGTCCAATTTGATTGATAAACTATTTATAAAGTACTAAAAGGGATAAATTCCATCTAAAGGTCATTCAACTATTAACAAGTTTATactttggtcactcaatttcagaaaattataatttcatcatcaaactatttgaaagttacAAGTTGATCACTGGCTTGTTAATTTTGTAACCAACGTCGGATTTGGGACAAgtaaattaacaatttagtctctcaattttaaaaagttacaagttgGTCACTAAGCTATTAATAAGATTACAAGTTTACACTTTGATCACTCAATTTTTACACCATTACTCCCTAACTAGATAATCCAAACAATATCAACTTCTCAAGCCCTAAACCCTAGGAAAGCTAGTATCAACCTCATGCCTCACATCTAATCCAATCAACTCAACAACTCTTTGTTCTTAACTCACTCATCATCTCTCCTTCCACCAAAATCACAACCTAGAAAAATCCACAATCAAACCATTCAGACATCTTTATTTTAACCAACAATCAAAACGCTGCAAAATGAGATAACAAATGTTAGTAATATGCTCTAAAGCATGTGATGTAATAAGAATAATTTCATGTAATTGACTATTTATATATTGCGACATTACGTTAATTTATTggcttgattttaaaatttcttaaataaaatgataattttttttgcacATAAATCACTGTGCAAAGAAAAACCATGAGAAGTGTATGATGTGAGATTCTTATTGTATGCAAATGTAAAGATACCTAAATTATCCTTAAGCATAGTATTAACAAGATAGAACATTGCTAATGTTGATAAACTAGCCGATGTTATACTCCTTGACTAGCTCAAGTAGTATTTCTCACAAGCTATAGACATAGCGATGCTTAAAGTTAACGGGTGAATGCTTATTAGAAACCTTATAATAACAATCTCTACATGGATACACAATCCATGCTATTGGATGAATCTCGGCATATAAATTGTGTAAATATCTTTTCACTTGAGATTACCAAAATCGTTTTAAGTATGAAGTGTTATATTTTGACTCCATTACTTATTCTCCACCATGTTCTTAACTTGAAGATTTGATATGGCAATTTTTTAATTACCATGTCACCCTCTCGTTAGAGATTTACCCGTATTTAACAGAAATTGACAAAATAACTTGggtgaccaaattaaaaaaaaaagatagttgagtgacaaaaaaaatagttgggtgatcaaattaaataaattgatagttgagtgataaaaaagggtaaactacgcAGCAGGTCACTCTAAAATAGAGTTCTTATTTTGGTcgctctacaatttttggtcaatttaatCAAGATAATTGTTCGAATTAGATATTAccgttaaaaattttattaattcactAACGGATTGTTGACGTGACAATTTTTTCTACTTTTGATTAAAGCTAGAGACCTCtccataattaatttaattaaagtaactaaattaaccaaaaataatttgCGGTGTAATTTACGGATCCAATAATGAAAAAGGGGTTGAAAAAAATGGGGCTCCAAACTTAATATTAAAGAAATATGAAGCAGTTGCATTAAAAGCCCAACATATACGAAAATTCCCAAACCTTCTCTACTAGAAGTGGGCTCCAATAGCCGTTACTTCAAAACATCAACTACAACGGTCACCTTTTTAAagattcaaaatcaaaatcaaaatccctccaacaaaatcccaacccaaccattagaaagaaagaagagaccATTTAACTTTCAAGAAATCATTATATAGAAATCCacaaattaaaagaactaaaagaaagaaaagaagtcAGATTTCAAGTTTCCTGTCAACAATGGGTGAggaaaaagagatgaaaattcCGGTGTTTACAGTGGTAAAGAATGGAGCAATTCTTAAGAACATTTTTGTCATCAACAAATCACGATATATGGAAGATGGTGAAGAATCAGAAATCCCCGAGGAAGTTTTGATAGTGGGAAGACACCCAGATTGCAACATCATGTTAACTCATCCAAGTATTAGCAGATTTCACCTCCAAATTCACTCCAGACCCACTTCCCTCAAACTCTCTGTCCTCGACCTTTCTTCTGGTAATACATTGATTCCCTCTCCcttctttttcatctttcttgtCAGGGTTTTCGTTCCAGTTTCATTGGTTTATCGGTGTTGTTGTTTTCCTGGGGTGCAGTTCACGGGACCTGGGTTTCAGGGAAGAAGATTGACCCAGGAGTTGCGGTGGAACTGAATGAAGGTGATACTATAAAACTTGGTGGCTCGACTAGGGTTTATAAACTGCATTGGATTCCTATGAGTCGTGCCTATGATATGGAAAACCCCTACGTATCTGCAATGGATGTGCCCAtggaagaagagaaagagaaggtGGTTGGTGAAATTGTTCTTTtgacctttttcttttaatctttggTTTTCTTgtatgtatttatcttttacaatCGAAATTTCAAAGAAAGTCATGTCCAAGGTTTTTTTGTATTGGTCGAGGATGAATTTAATTAGGGTGAAGGAAAGCATTCTGGAAGAATTTCGGTTTCAAGTGGTAGCCTGTAGGATTGAAATCATTTTCCTGTTTCttctgattctttttttttttttgaattaaactATATAGGGGGTGAATACGTTATCACCCAAAAGTGAAGGTGCTGAGGAGAAAGATTCATTGCTGGtggaaaacaaagaagaagaaacatcTCAGGTGAGGGTATATTGCTTCTAAAGAAGTAAATGGTTTTAGCTTTTTAAACTTGTCTTTTCTGATCAATGTTGGGCTTTTACAAGCTCAGAGTTCAGTGCCAGGTGAAGAGGAAGAGCTTCTCTCAATGGATTGCATTTTGGAGGGTTTAGCTTTTTTATTTGGTGATGGAAGTTCAGGAGTGCTTGTGAAGAAAGAGATTCCATCAGCACCCCCGATGCCTGAAAATATGAATTCTTCGATCTACGATGACGACGATGACGATGACgatgacgatgatgatgatgttgagaAGACAAGGAGGGAAATTTCTGAGCTTTCAGGGGAATTGAGTTTGGATGTTGAGTCCCAATATCAGAAGTTGGGAGAAAATAGCAAGACCATCTTTCCAAAGGCTGTCACAAAAGCAATCTCTGTCTCTGAAGGAGAGAATTCAGATAGATACTCAGACACTGAGAACATGCATCCTTCAGTtgtaaaacaagttgaaaacaGAAGATCGATACAAGAAAGCCAACTTCACCTGATAGAACCAACTTTGGAAGAGGAGGATATATTGTTGAATAATGTAATGGAGTGTGATGAAGAAAGCCAGATTCCCAAGCCGCTTTCTGCTTTGAAACCAACGGAGGAAAGGAACCTGAATGGAAAGGTTGAGGAACCTGAAGACTATGAGAgcgaaaataaaagtttttgttCTGCTTCTCTCTTGAGGGAATTAGTCAACTCACCTTTGCCTACTGCTCCTGCACTGCTGTCGtctgaatatgaaaatttagaCAGCTCTCCCCTGAGGTTAGAAACGAAATCCAACTTGCAAAGTATTTGGTCCAGAAGAGGTAAACCTGCTTCTGTTCTTCAGATTCAAACTGGGAGGAGCGCTGGAAAAGCTGGTGCTGAAAATAAACCCAACCCCAAATCTCTTTTTGTTAGCTcagatgaaaaagaaatttttaccCCCGACAAGGAGAATTTCACCCCAAATAGTCTTTCGATGAAAGCCTTGAAAAGAAAGGGCAAGCTGGAAGAGGACATGATGATAGCCTCAGACAAAGAAAACCAGACACCCAGACTTATAAAAGAGCAGAAATCAACAAGGAAGGCCTCTCGAAATCAACAAGATATAATGATAAAGGGAATAACAGAAAGGGCGCCATTCCAATCTTTGATGGCGGACTCTGCTGGCAAGTCTACTGCTTCCAATTCCAAGAAAATAGAGAAGAGGATTGCTTGTCCATCTTTGGTGAGTCCTGAGAAAacgttttactttttttttttgaagaattcaTCACTATTTCTTTGCCAAGgacatttatatatgtaatgtcTGAAATTCATTTGCAGAACAAATCTTCTGGAGAGCCAAGGAGGACTTGGACCCTGATAGCAGACACCACTTCTTTGCTGGATAAGGAATCAAGGAAGTCTTTAAAGCTCTTACAAGGTCTCAAAGGGACTCGACTGATCATTCCAGGAATGGGTAACTTAATTATGAGCATCATGGTTAATCTCTTCCACCTTGTGATGGTGATTCGTAATCTCCATACTAATTgtcatatatattcttttttgcttttaaaaGTCATAAGGGAATTAGATTATTTGAAGCGACGTGGTAGTCTATTCAGAAGAACAACAGAAGCCTCATCCGTCTTGGAATGGATTGAAGAGTGCATGGTGAAAACGAAATGGTGGATCCATGTCCAAAGCACTATGGAGGAAGGAGGGCCAATAGCACCAACACCACCCGCCACTCCCCACTCTCATTTCAGTGAAGGCAGTATGGGGAATTCGTTTGGACCATTTTCAGCTCGGGGAATTCTGATGAAAATTGCTACACCCACAGCCGAAGATCATATCCTTGATTATGCCCTACTGTGTAGGAAGATGAAGAGTGATGATGGACAGTTGGTGGTGCTGAGTAATGATGTTACTCTAAAGATCAAGGCCATGGCAGAGGTATGACGTATTATTATGATCCACATTCTTTCTCTTGTTCCGTTTTTCATTATAGGCTGCTACATTGCAGGGTTTGATGTGTGAGACAGTGCAAGAATTCCGGGAGAGTGTGGTGAACCCCTTCTCAGAGCGGTTCATGTGGGCAGACAGCTCTCCTAGAGGACACACCTGGTCAGTGATGGATGATGTAGTTTTGAGGGACAAATACAACCGTTGTCCCCTAAAGAAGCCATCCAAGGGAGGAGATATCAAGGGTTTGAAACTCATTCTGCTTCATAATTCCCACTATGCCCACCTCAATTCAGTCCGCTAAAACATCTGAGATATGTTCCAGCTGTTATGTTTTGAAATCTCAAGTAATTgcttacatatattgcaatagCATATACCATTGATGGGATCAATACTGTTTCCTCCGAAGACAAGCTTTGCCATGAGTgcaattctttttctcaatcaaGTATAGTGTGAATCAAATTTCCAAATTAATGATATTCAGATTATTCGCAAGATCTAATGGTCTTgtataaattattgttaaaccttgaaataattaattttcatgtattcTAAACTGAATTTAAATGCTACTTTGATGCAAAACAAGGTAAAACTAATTTGGATAATCATAAAGCAACATAGGAAGAAACATTGCagtattttcaattataaaatgttacatGATTTGTTGTTCCAATGTGGCATGGTGTTTAATAAACATGACATGTTACCAAGATTCACTGGTATAAAAGTGCTTCAGCGGGATTAGAGAATAGGGAAGATACTAAGGAAGTGGGCAGTGGATAAATCTAGATTGGTGGTAACTCCACAATATGTTGGTTTGGTTGGGGACACCTTTCTTTTCTGAAGGCTGATTGGTTCCAAAACCAACCCAATCCAGTTGACAATGCTAGCTGCTGAGCTTTGCTAACGTCCATGTTATCATAAACACACGAGCCCAACCCTTAGTTGCTATCGAGGAAAAAGATCGGATGCTTGGATGAAAAACGTGATAAAGAAACCTATCACATCTTAAAAATCGGGTTAGCATAATCGAATTAGTGAATTGAAAGTTTGATTCGGATATCGGAGTTTGATTTTGCTTTTAGGCACATTTCAATGTGTTAAAGGGGAGCTTAGGTAGCTTAATCTCTTATCCTAATTTCCAAGAGTAAGTGTTTTTATTCAACCCTAAGATTCCAAGAGTAAGTGTTTTTACTCAACCCTGAGATACTTTGCAAATAAAGCTTATATGTGATGTGATATGTATATGATGTGTTGATATGATTATATGTTATGTGAGAATGTCAGAATATGACTTGTGATCTGCTGGCTTTATGCACAATATATGAGATTGATACGATATGGCTCTTTGAGCATTATGAGAACACTTGAAAGTGCATTACAAGCAATATGAAAGTGTTATGAACATGTGTTATATTATATGTGAAAATGTGCATAAAACAGTAAGTATATGTGTTTACATGGATATGATGACATTGTGATCTCTTGGAACCATTAGGTATAGTTGACATGctataggattgtgagtactcaccactTTATGGTTGTGTTTGGAGGGGATATTGGTTGTGTTTCGAGGGTCATAGCTTTATGTTACTCATTATATTGGTTGTGTTTGGAGATCCATTTATCCAATacaatatgttttataatatttcataataatgTTATGTGTATGCTTAATGTCATGTCATGGTTAATTGTTGTAGTACACCTTCTTTTAACCATGAGTATGTGTTTACATGTAGTATTCTTGAGCACTCATTGAACTTGAAAAAGCTCACActcttttatgtttaataatgcAGAAATTTAGCTGAAACAAGGAGGAGAAGTGAGCCAATAAATGATCCAAAGCAAGACAAATTATCTTGAGTATGTGTTGtgttttcaatttcaataagGAAGGCAATGTGGAGccaaattttagggttttagactTTATTAATTGCTGGTTTGTAAATAGACTTTTAAGGTCTATTTCAAAGGATTTTTTAAACTGGTTTGGGTTTGATTGTTTGATTGGATTTAATGCTTGAATATGCATAATATGTCTGTTGAAGTTGCATGATGAATGGTTTGTATGTCTATTGGTGAATCGATAATATAGTAGTTAAAATGGCATGTTGAACATTTGGATTAGTTTTGAAAGTCATGTTGGTGTAAAATGAACCTATTTTGCACTTAGAAATGCATGAGATGAAAATTTGACATGTTAAGTAATTGAATTGCGACTTTAGATTGCATGCTAGCATAGCAATTTACTTAAGATGTCAAAGTATGTTAATGTATGATTTAGTGTGATTTAGTGTGATTGAGCATGATTTATATGATCTAtgaatgttatatgatatgttAGAATAGAGAAATTGACATGAAAGCACATAATGAAATGTTTGG
The window above is part of the Gossypium raimondii isolate GPD5lz chromosome 9, ASM2569854v1, whole genome shotgun sequence genome. Proteins encoded here:
- the LOC105799436 gene encoding pentatricopeptide repeat-containing protein At4g38150, with translation MSSMAMAKVRICRCLFSSKHSSSLSFFIRKAYFFSLRTFLNNSNPHISSSFYLPTATHSRFTVLSSPFSSSPRTPNHTKINTKVNFSPPDSDSEDEQEQKNDSKQEFDKSKFPPPYDPFNKKPVIEEVQDPKNLQQVFHNMRGDGLINNAVKMFDALSKDGLTHEALELFSEFKDKGQMPDVVAHTAVIEAYANAGQSKEALKSYMRMLASGVAPNAYTYTVLIKALAAADAKHLVDAKKYLMEMIGKGMRPNAPTYTAVFEAFARVEKMEEAKEFLGQMKEKGFVADEKDVRAVLSNKRGPVFRSVMSVLFDK
- the LOC105799437 gene encoding FHA domain-containing protein PS1 isoform X1; translation: MGEEKEMKIPVFTVVKNGAILKNIFVINKSRYMEDGEESEIPEEVLIVGRHPDCNIMLTHPSISRFHLQIHSRPTSLKLSVLDLSSVHGTWVSGKKIDPGVAVELNEGDTIKLGGSTRVYKLHWIPMSRAYDMENPYVSAMDVPMEEEKEKVGVNTLSPKSEGAEEKDSLLVENKEEETSQSSVPGEEEELLSMDCILEGLAFLFGDGSSGVLVKKEIPSAPPMPENMNSSIYDDDDDDDDDDDDDVEKTRREISELSGELSLDVESQYQKLGENSKTIFPKAVTKAISVSEGENSDRYSDTENMHPSVVKQVENRRSIQESQLHLIEPTLEEEDILLNNVMECDEESQIPKPLSALKPTEERNLNGKVEEPEDYESENKSFCSASLLRELVNSPLPTAPALLSSEYENLDSSPLRLETKSNLQSIWSRRGKPASVLQIQTGRSAGKAGAENKPNPKSLFVSSDEKEIFTPDKENFTPNSLSMKALKRKGKLEEDMMIASDKENQTPRLIKEQKSTRKASRNQQDIMIKGITERAPFQSLMADSAGKSTASNSKKIEKRIACPSLNKSSGEPRRTWTLIADTTSLLDKESRKSLKLLQGLKGTRLIIPGMVIRELDYLKRRGSLFRRTTEASSVLEWIEECMVKTKWWIHVQSTMEEGGPIAPTPPATPHSHFSEGSMGNSFGPFSARGILMKIATPTAEDHILDYALLCRKMKSDDGQLVVLSNDVTLKIKAMAEGLMCETVQEFRESVVNPFSERFMWADSSPRGHTWSVMDDVVLRDKYNRCPLKKPSKGGDIKGLKLILLHNSHYAHLNSVR
- the LOC105799437 gene encoding FHA domain-containing protein PS1 isoform X2, giving the protein MGEEKEMKIPVFTVVKNGAILKNIFVINKSRYMEDGEESEIPEEVLIVGRHPDCNIMLTHPSISRFHLQIHSRPTSLKLSVLDLSSVHGTWVSGKKIDPGVAVELNEGDTIKLGGSTRVYKLHWIPMSRAYDMENPYVSAMDVPMEEEKEKGVNTLSPKSEGAEEKDSLLVENKEEETSQSSVPGEEEELLSMDCILEGLAFLFGDGSSGVLVKKEIPSAPPMPENMNSSIYDDDDDDDDDDDDDVEKTRREISELSGELSLDVESQYQKLGENSKTIFPKAVTKAISVSEGENSDRYSDTENMHPSVVKQVENRRSIQESQLHLIEPTLEEEDILLNNVMECDEESQIPKPLSALKPTEERNLNGKVEEPEDYESENKSFCSASLLRELVNSPLPTAPALLSSEYENLDSSPLRLETKSNLQSIWSRRGKPASVLQIQTGRSAGKAGAENKPNPKSLFVSSDEKEIFTPDKENFTPNSLSMKALKRKGKLEEDMMIASDKENQTPRLIKEQKSTRKASRNQQDIMIKGITERAPFQSLMADSAGKSTASNSKKIEKRIACPSLNKSSGEPRRTWTLIADTTSLLDKESRKSLKLLQGLKGTRLIIPGMVIRELDYLKRRGSLFRRTTEASSVLEWIEECMVKTKWWIHVQSTMEEGGPIAPTPPATPHSHFSEGSMGNSFGPFSARGILMKIATPTAEDHILDYALLCRKMKSDDGQLVVLSNDVTLKIKAMAEGLMCETVQEFRESVVNPFSERFMWADSSPRGHTWSVMDDVVLRDKYNRCPLKKPSKGGDIKGLKLILLHNSHYAHLNSVR